From the genome of Desulfonatronum thiosulfatophilum, one region includes:
- a CDS encoding MOSC domain-containing protein has protein sequence MGKIIAVCTSPKKGQRKKNINQGMLVAEHGLQDDAHAGPWHRQVSLLAMESIKKMQDAGLKVGPGDFAENLTTEGIDLPVLPLGTKLRIGETAVGEVTQIGKECHTRCAIFHQAGDCVMPKEGIFIRVLLGGPVQVGDAVEVIP, from the coding sequence ATGGGAAAGATTATCGCCGTTTGCACCAGCCCTAAAAAGGGGCAACGCAAGAAAAATATCAATCAGGGGATGCTGGTGGCGGAACACGGGCTGCAGGACGATGCCCATGCCGGGCCGTGGCACCGCCAGGTCAGCCTGTTGGCCATGGAAAGCATCAAGAAGATGCAGGACGCAGGGTTAAAGGTGGGGCCGGGCGACTTTGCCGAGAACCTGACCACCGAGGGCATTGACTTGCCTGTTCTGCCCCTGGGCACGAAGCTGCGCATCGGCGAGACGGCCGTGGGAGAGGTGACCCAGATCGGCAAGGAATGCCATACCCGGTGCGCCATATTTCACCAAGCCGGCGACTGCGTGATGCCCAAGGAGGGCATTTTCATCCGGGTGCTCTTAGGCGGTCCGGTGCAGGTCGGGGACGCAGTGGAGGTGATACCGTAG
- the cbiD gene encoding cobalt-precorrin-5B (C(1))-methyltransferase CbiD: MNRRGKVRIGFTTGSAAVAAAKAGLLFLAAGKRNHRIGIPCPDGHVRLIIPVEHLEPEPDGSAGPAVRVTVRKRAGDDPDATHNAAIVVRVRMEAAAYPEVVIQGGKGVGTVTRPGLPVPVGEAAINPGPRRQMQRALLETLERLDLTARVHVLVEVPEGLVLAEKTLNPRLGILGGISILGTRGTVKAFSHAAWKDTIRQCLDVALAEQLDAVALSTGGRGQRFLEAVLPELPGAAFIQVGDHPGFALRQASQRGMSRLVWGGFWGKLVKMAQGRPQTHARLFPVDLNALAELALRVGVERDLAASIAEANTARHALDLLRASSCCEQAVRRVLEAACRHCRCWARGTMDLELILLDYDGCVIQRVQCPKGIGNSRKP; the protein is encoded by the coding sequence ATGAACCGACGGGGCAAGGTCCGCATCGGCTTCACCACCGGTTCAGCGGCGGTTGCCGCGGCAAAGGCCGGGCTGCTTTTTTTAGCTGCAGGAAAAAGGAACCATCGGATCGGCATTCCTTGTCCGGACGGACATGTGCGGCTGATCATCCCGGTCGAGCACTTGGAACCGGAACCGGACGGCTCGGCAGGGCCGGCGGTGCGCGTCACTGTCCGCAAACGGGCCGGTGACGATCCGGACGCCACGCACAACGCCGCCATCGTGGTTCGCGTCCGAATGGAGGCGGCGGCATATCCGGAGGTTGTTATCCAGGGGGGAAAGGGCGTTGGCACGGTCACTCGTCCGGGGCTGCCCGTGCCGGTGGGTGAGGCGGCCATCAATCCCGGACCGCGGCGGCAAATGCAACGCGCGTTGCTGGAGACGCTGGAACGTCTTGACCTGACCGCCCGGGTCCATGTTCTGGTGGAGGTCCCGGAGGGACTTGTCCTGGCGGAAAAAACCCTCAATCCAAGATTGGGCATACTCGGCGGCATTTCCATTCTGGGTACCCGGGGCACGGTGAAGGCGTTCAGCCACGCGGCGTGGAAGGATACGATCCGTCAGTGTCTGGACGTGGCTCTGGCTGAACAGCTGGACGCTGTTGCTCTGAGTACCGGCGGCCGGGGGCAGCGTTTTCTGGAAGCCGTCCTGCCGGAACTTCCCGGAGCAGCCTTCATCCAGGTCGGAGACCATCCGGGCTTCGCCCTGCGTCAGGCTTCCCAGCGGGGCATGAGCCGCCTGGTCTGGGGAGGATTCTGGGGCAAGCTTGTCAAAATGGCCCAGGGCCGTCCACAGACCCATGCCCGCCTGTTCCCGGTGGATCTTAACGCGCTTGCCGAACTGGCGCTTCGGGTAGGCGTGGAACGGGACCTGGCCGCATCCATTGCCGAGGCGAACACGGCACGGCATGCCCTTGACCTGTTGCGAGCCTCCAGCTGCTGCGAGCAGGCTGTCCGCAGGGTTCTGGAAGCGGCCTGCCGCCATTGTCGTTGCTGGGCACGGGGGACAATGGATCTGGAATTGATTTTGCTGGATTATGACGGTTGCGTGATACAACGTGTTCAGTGCCCGAAGGGCATTGGTAATTCAAGAAAACCTTAG
- a CDS encoding SpoIIE family protein phosphatase → MFHSLKTKIFFLVCVILALVAVLVLYFTHRDVEEAMFDAEQRSARNVLELVELNIQSGYRDLLRSRMDAVNAHRRTLQGMTMMAHTGLDEIFAAAPPAEKAGQDAMQRALDWLSAPTFVEGTELLVFDLQGVLLAHPHKEARGSNLNQIQDIKGLPLARAVEEEVRRQGHASATFFWPWTDHAHPVKKFGWFVHYPLTDWIIGAAVDIEELEREGERKLEELINNLRVNFSKIRIAKSGSIALFNAQGEMLIQPAYEALNLEGAINELTGGLILEELKAAAQSRERASIRIVLRTEEDMQLREIEAFSGYFRTLGWYVAAMGFVDEISAPARDLVSRLSLIIAGVLLASLALGLLLAIRLTRPLNALTDYAKSMPETDFTSADPRSTAIDHLPRQNKDEVGRLAEALIFMDHSLRDNVRSLLETTALNERMETELSVAREIQLGLIPKTFPPYPERPEFDLYAVLEPAREVGGDLYDFFFIDEHHFCFAVGDVSDKGVPAALFMAVSRTLFRIAAVEELNPARIMETMNNNLAPNNPNSMFVTLFIGVLDVRTGELRYSNGGHNQPVIVDRDGKARFLEGRSGPMVGAMEDLPYSPLETNLAPDELLFLYTDGITEAMNIRKELYSDERLLATMETLPERDATAAIRHVQTDLALHVAEADQSDDITMLCIKFRGMAPPAA, encoded by the coding sequence TTGTTCCATTCATTGAAGACCAAAATATTTTTTCTGGTATGCGTAATTCTCGCCCTGGTGGCTGTTCTCGTACTGTACTTCACGCACCGGGACGTGGAAGAAGCCATGTTCGACGCCGAACAGCGCAGCGCCCGCAACGTTTTGGAGCTGGTGGAGCTGAACATCCAGAGCGGATATCGGGACTTGTTGCGCAGCCGAATGGATGCGGTGAATGCGCATCGCCGCACGCTGCAGGGCATGACCATGATGGCCCATACCGGTTTGGACGAGATATTTGCCGCTGCCCCGCCAGCCGAGAAAGCCGGGCAAGATGCCATGCAGCGTGCCCTGGACTGGTTAAGCGCTCCCACCTTTGTGGAAGGAACCGAGCTTCTGGTCTTTGATCTTCAGGGCGTGCTTTTGGCCCACCCGCACAAGGAAGCCCGAGGTTCCAATCTGAACCAGATCCAGGACATCAAGGGCCTGCCCCTGGCCAGGGCCGTGGAGGAGGAAGTCCGGCGGCAAGGCCATGCTTCGGCCACCTTTTTCTGGCCCTGGACCGACCACGCCCATCCGGTCAAGAAATTCGGGTGGTTCGTTCATTACCCGCTCACGGACTGGATCATCGGGGCAGCCGTGGACATCGAAGAACTGGAACGGGAGGGTGAACGCAAGCTGGAGGAGTTGATAAACAATTTGCGGGTCAACTTCAGCAAGATCCGCATCGCCAAATCCGGCTCAATAGCGCTTTTCAACGCCCAGGGCGAGATGCTCATTCAGCCGGCATATGAGGCCCTGAATCTTGAAGGTGCGATCAACGAACTGACTGGCGGCCTCATCCTGGAAGAACTCAAGGCCGCGGCTCAGAGCAGGGAACGGGCTTCGATCCGCATCGTGCTCCGGACTGAGGAGGATATGCAGCTCCGCGAAATAGAAGCGTTTAGCGGGTACTTCAGGACCCTGGGCTGGTATGTGGCCGCCATGGGTTTTGTCGATGAGATCAGCGCCCCGGCCCGGGATCTGGTTTCGCGCCTGAGCCTGATCATCGCCGGCGTGCTTCTGGCCAGCCTGGCCCTGGGGCTGCTGCTGGCCATCCGGCTGACCAGGCCCCTGAACGCCTTGACGGATTACGCCAAATCCATGCCCGAGACGGACTTCACCTCTGCCGATCCGCGCAGCACGGCCATTGATCACCTGCCGCGCCAGAACAAGGACGAGGTTGGCAGGCTCGCCGAAGCCCTGATCTTCATGGACCACTCCCTGCGGGACAATGTCCGCTCTTTGCTCGAAACCACGGCGCTCAACGAGCGCATGGAAACCGAACTCAGCGTGGCCCGGGAAATTCAGCTCGGCCTGATCCCCAAAACGTTTCCGCCTTATCCCGAGCGTCCCGAGTTCGACCTGTACGCCGTGCTGGAACCGGCCCGGGAAGTCGGGGGAGATCTCTACGACTTTTTCTTCATCGACGAACATCACTTCTGCTTTGCCGTGGGCGATGTCTCGGACAAGGGCGTTCCCGCGGCGCTGTTCATGGCCGTCAGCCGGACCCTGTTCCGGATCGCCGCGGTCGAAGAATTGAACCCGGCCCGGATCATGGAAACCATGAACAATAACCTGGCGCCCAACAACCCCAACTCCATGTTCGTGACCTTGTTCATCGGAGTCCTCGACGTCCGCACGGGTGAGTTGCGGTATTCCAACGGCGGACACAATCAGCCGGTCATTGTGGACCGGGACGGCAAGGCTCGTTTCCTGGAAGGCCGCAGCGGTCCCATGGTCGGCGCCATGGAGGATCTGCCCTATAGTCCGCTGGAAACGAATCTGGCTCCCGATGAATTGTTGTTTCTCTACACCGACGGCATCACCGAGGCCATGAACATCAGGAAGGAGCTGTACTCCGACGAAAGGCTGCTGGCCACCATGGAGACACTTCCGGAACGCGACGCAACCGCCGCAATCCGGCACGTTCAGACCGACCTGGCCCTGCATGTGGCAGAAGCGGATCAGTCCGACGACATCACCATGCTCTGCATCAAGTTTCGCGGCATGGCGCCGCCGGCAGCATAG